Below is a window of Sulfurisphaera ohwakuensis DNA.
ACCAGCTGGTAAGAAGTTATATATAAATTTAAAGAATTCATCTTCAATACCTTCTTTTCTAAGCCATGGAGAGTAATCAATTTCTAGCCAAGGTAAATAATAACCCCTTCCTTCAAAATAAAATGCTAATCCAACTTCTCTGTTATTTACATAAACCGTGAATCTCTTTAATTCTTTAATGTGAGTTTGTGCTATATCCTTACTTTCAATAGTAAGTTTACCTATCTTTCCGTTAAGCATTTATCATCCTCCTGAAAAATTTATTATTTTTACTTAGGTTTCTAATAGCAAATTCAAAGTTTTCATCGTCACCTAACTCGTATTTTAGGAAGACACCAGTATGACCTCTTTCCTCTCTCTTTTCTAATAAATTCTCCCTTTCTAGTATAGTATCATGAGATATTTTTAATAGTTTAACAGCATAATCCTCATTTCCTATAAGAGGAATTTGTATATGTCCTTTTTCGGTTGGAATAATTATTTCTAAGTCTTTATTAACTCCAGGTACTCTCTTGCCTTTAAGAAGATCTTCCAGTGAAATGATTCCACCGAAATAGTAAAATTCTATTTCCTTTCTCTTCAATTTATTTAAAGGAAATGAAATTACTTCCTTCTCTTCTTCATCTAGGGAAATATAAGCTTTAGGAGTTGAACTCGGTGTCGCTTGAACTATGAATTTATGATGATGAGGAATAAGCTCTATCTTTAACATATCTGGATTGAAAATTATAATATCTATATCACTATCTTTTTTAACGTCGCCTCTGGCTACTGAGCCATATATGTATCCTTCCATGCCAAGGCTTTTAATTTGCCTTAATATTTCTATTGCTCTTTCTCTCTTGTTCTTTAATATTTCCCAATGCTCCCGACTATACTCTATTTCCATAACTATTTAATAGTTAAGATTACTCCTTATATTTTGTGAATACAGCAGAAGTATTTGGTATCTCACTAATTGTTTTTTGGGGTTTAATGTATCTATTGAGGAAAAAACTTGAAGGGAAAGGATTTCAAATATACCCATTTTTACTACTATGGAGAAAAAATACAAGAAGTGAATGGTTCCCTAAAATAGCCAGAAGTAATTGGTATAAGGTCTTTGAAAAAATTGGAGTAGGACTTGGAGTAATATCATTAATATCTGGAATAGCCCTAATCTTCTATGTAATCAGTGAATTTATATCACCTAAAGCACCGCAGTCAGCACAATTACGTTTAGAACCTGTAATACCCGGTGTAACTATAGGTATTAATCAATTACCATATATTCTTTTAGCTATAGGTATTTCAGTTACACTACATGAACTTGCTCATGCAGTATCAGCTACTTCTAATAATGTGAAAGTACGAAGTGGTGGATTTTTATTCCTTATCTTTTTCCCTGGAGCATTTGTAGAGCCTGATGAAGAAGAATATAACTCATCAAATTATTCAGTGAGACTTAAGATACTTTCAGCAGGATTAGCTGTTAATCTAATTCTTGCTGCAATGTTCTTCCCCTTGGCAATATATTTGCCACCAATGTTGTCACAAGGATTACAAATTGTAGGAGAGCTTAAGAATTATCCAGCATATAATTCATCAATTCCAGTTAATAGTATTATCCTTGGCATTGATGGACATTCAATTCATACTTCAACACAACTTGAAATTTATTTACATCGAGGTGGAATACAAACACTTACATTGTTATTTCCTAATGGAAGTATTGGAAATGTAAGCGTTAATATTTCAGATCCTCAACATTTATTGGGAGTTTACCTTACGTATTATTTCCCTCCCTTTATCTACTCGCTATTAGATTTTATAATCTGGATGTTTACAATCAACTTCAGCTTAGCACTATTTAATGGAGCACCATTAATAATAACAGATGGAGGAAAGGTGTTTAACGAGTTACTTAAAAAATTAGGAGTCAATGAAAAAACATCATATCTTATTCAAGGCATAATTACAATGCTCTTTATATCTGCAATCTTACTTTCTATCAATCCTCTTCAATAATTTTACTACTAAGCATTGGGAAAGGTATAACTTCTTTTATACTATAATTGTTTGTGAGCAACATTACAAGTCTGTCAATACCAATACCTAGTCCTCCAGTAGGAGGCATGCCATAGCTTAAAGCTCTAACAAAATCCACATCATAAGGATGAGCCTCTTCATCCCCTCTTCTAAACATCTCTTGTTCCTGTTTGAATAATTTGTCTTGAAGAATAGGGTCGTTTAACTCAGTATAGGCATTTGCAAGCTCCATTCCAGCTATAAATAACTCAAATCTTTCAACTAAACCTGGTTTACTCCTATGTGGTTTACATAATGGTGTAGTCTCTATGGGATAATCTAAAATGAACGTTGGTTGTATTAAGTTAGGCTCTACTAATTTATCAAATAGTTTCTCTATCATTAAACCCCTAATATACATGTTACCCCTAGGTTTCAGACCATATTTATCCATCAAATTCTTTAACTCCTCATCACTTACGTTTTCAACATTTTTGCCTAAAGCTTCTGAAAGAGCATCATAAATTGTTACTTTTTTAAATTGTGAGAAATCTATTTCATAATCTTTACCGCTTATGGTATACTTAATTTTAGTATCGTGAAAAACACTTTTAACCACATATTGTAGCATATCTTCTGTTAATCTCATAATATCGTTGTAATCTGCATAAGCCCAGTATAACTCCATTAGAGTAAATTCAGGGTTGTGAGTTACATCAATATCTTCATTTCTAAAGACTTTCCCTATTTCAAAAACTTTATTGAAACCACCTACTATAAATCTCTTAAGATATAGTTCGAGAGAAATTCTCAAATACCAATCTTCATCGAGATAGTTTACATGACTCTTAAAAGGTTTTGCTAATGCACCTCCATAAACTGGCTGTAAAATCGGTGTTTCAACTTCTATGAATCCTTTTGAATAGAGGTACTCCCTTATTAGTCTAATTATTAAAAACCTAGTCTCCATGGCTTTCCTGGCATTATCATTATATAGAAAATCAACATATCTATGAGCATACCTAAACTCAGGAGACAATTTACTCCAATCTGGAGGCTCTATTAATGATTTTGCAAGCATTGCATAATCTTTTATCCTAAGTGTTAATTCGCCCTTTATAGTATATAGAAGATCTCCTTTTACACCAATTATATCACCTCTATCAACAATCTCAAAAAATTTATCATATTTTTCGCCTAGTTCGTTTACTCTTAGCTGTAATTGTAATTTTTCTCCTTCATCGAAAATATCTACAAATGAAATTTTCCCGTGTCTTCTTATGTTTGCTACTCTTCCAGCAGTGGAAATGTCAAACATGAAAGGGTCTTGTGGCTTATCATTTCTTTCTGAAGCTATTTTCTTTATTTCTACTATAGTATGTGTAATTTCGTATTTTTGTGGATATGGGTTAATTCCTTGTTTTCTTAATTCTTCAACGATCTTTACTCTTCTTTCATCCCATTTCAACTTAATCAATATAAGGGAATTAAAGAGAACTTAAAATATTTCCGCACAAATATGAGTTAAGTTTATTTTGTAAAACCACTAATCATATCTTAGAAGTGATCGATAAAGGGCCCATAGCTCAGCTAGGTAGAGTGCCGGGCTCCAGCTTTCATCGGGTCTTACGACCCTATATAAGGGGATGAGTTAAAGCTGGAGAGGAGAGACCCGGTGGTCCGGGGTTCAAGTCCCCGTGGGCCCATTATTATTTTTTATTCCCGTGTTAGTAAACAATGCTCATAGTATTGTCATTAGAGTATTTATATTTCTACATTTAAATTAAAATATACAAAACCTTGTATTGACATTTACTCTTTGTAAAGATCTTCATTAATTAATAAATATATACCCTCCTAATGACGATATTATGGCAATAATATCAAATTTTGATAATAAAGATGAGAATTTTATAGTTAAAAAGAGTAGTATGTAATGATGGATAAAGATTACATATTAAAAAGGCTTAACTCCGCAGAACATATTCCGTTAGATGAACTTAATAACTATTTAATAAGTAAAGATAAGGATATAAAGCATGAGGCTTGGAATTACGTTTTAAGAAACTTAAAGAGTTTAGATAAGAAATATCTTCTCTACCTATTGCAATTTCCAGATACTGGAACAAGATATAGGGCCTGGAATGAGGTTCCAGTTCTCATAAAAGACGGTTTACTAACACTTAATGAAGTCAGAGAGTTAATAGAGTATTTCTTTGAAATGCTAAAAGATGATAATATTACTGTTAGAGCTTTAAGTTGGTATGTAACATTAATTCCTTTAATAGAGATAGGATTAGTTAAGAAAGAGGAACTTGTTCAATATTATAAATGGCTTTGTGATTTAGAGATGGAGGAATTAGAGGAGATTAAAACAGAACTAGGAGTTAAATGCTAAAAATATTTTAAAACAACTTTAATAATATGATAAAAGTAGGAACTTGTGGATTTACTTATAAGCATTTTAAATATTTTGACGTTTTAGAAGTCCAGCAAACATTTTACGATATAGTCAGTGAATCTAAGCTTCAAAAATGGAGAAAAATGGCTGAAGAGAATAACGTCGAACTTACAATAAAGGCTTTGCAAGTAATTACCCATGAATATAACACTACAACATATAAAAGAATGAAGAATAAGTTAGGTAATGTGGATAATTATGGCTTCTTTAAAAATACTAAAGAAGTCGAAGAAGCTACTGAGATAACGTTAAAGGAAGCTAAATTACTTAATGCCAAGATCATAATTTTCCAATCTCCAGCTTCTTTTAAACCCACAGAAGAAAATACAAAAGCAGTTATAGACTATTTTTCCACACTTAACAAGAGCTTTAAATATGCTTGGGAACCAAGAGGAGAGTGGTACTATAAAACAGATTTACTGAAAAAAGTGTTAGACGCAGTTAACATAATTCACGTTGTTGATCCGTTCAAGCATGAATCATTAACCTCTGAAAGGTATTTTAGACTTCACGGTATAGGAAAAGGAGAAGTTAACTATTCTTACAAATACACTGACGATGACTTAAAGAAGCTGAAGTCAATGGTTAGAGATGGCGACTATGTCTTATTTAATAATATTTACTCGTTTAATGATGCCTTAAGGTTTAAAGAAATACTTAAATGATGTGTAAAGTTTTATATACAATTAAGCTAGTGAGTTATAATCAGATTTACATAGCCTAGATTTACTGCGTGTTTTATTATAATTTACATAGAAAGATTAATGATTTTGTTAAAGATCATATAGCAAGATTATAATGTATACTTACTCATATGAGGGTAAGGGTTTTACTCCTAGCTAGGTCTATATTTACTTAGATCTGAGTAATATATTTTACATAAGTAGTATTTAACATATTTGCATAAAGACTCTTTACTTTAAAACCTTACTTAACATGTTTTTCTGAGTTTGGGTGTTTATACTCCTAGTTAATTAAGAACTTTAAATGAAAACAATGTTTTTTGATAAGTACTAATAATAAATGTAAATACATATGCTATTATAAGCTAGTATCTTCTTTGCATTTGATTATTAAGAGAAACAGATTATATGTTTTCACACAGAATAAAACTCGTACTTCTCACAGTACTGTGAAATAAGCTAAAACAGTTTGGTTAAAATAGTCTACTGCCTCGACAGTATATATTCCAGGCTGAAAGTAAGTAAAGTTAGACCCTATCCAGTAACCATTAAGGGATGCCATGAGTACATCATGCATTGTAGCTTGAAGCCTCCCATTATATATAAGCTGTATTTCATCACTCATGGGTAACAACTTATATTGAGTTACTGCAAATATTACTGGACAGTAATAATATTCGCTCGGCTTATAAAAGTATAACGGCTTAGCCATAGAAATGTTTTCTATAGTGTAATATCCCTTGAAAACTTTAAACCCTACGAGCTTTTGAGTTCCGCATGGAGTTGATGAAGAGAATACAATAGGAAAACTTACATTAATGTAAAGAGGATTATTTCCACTGTAGTACAACTCTACCACAATACCAATACCTTGCCCAGCGTAGATTTTCGTAGTGTTTAGCTTAAGAGAAAGATGTAAAGCCTTTAACGTCGAAATCATTTTTAACTTTTTCTGTTGTTTTTGAATTATTATGATAGATATAATTAATATATAGCATAGAGGTAAGTAATGATATAATAACAATTCCTATTATAGCAAATACATAGAACCTTTTCATAGATAAATAGTTAAAAAGTATTTATTTAAGCTTAATCCCAACAGTGATTAATTTGAGTAATATCTATATAATGTTCAATAAAGATAGGAAGATCTTAAAACAAATGAATATCTTTTGAATAATATTATCGCTCTAGAAAATTATTATTTATTAATAATATTTCTTATTTGGTTTTCAAAATTCTTATTCTAAAACTATTTCCTTGCCTTTCTATCTCACAAGGATAACCTCGTGATTCACATATAATTGGAATCGAAAGTTCTGCTGGTTCATCATCACTGAGTATTTCAAGTACTTGTCCTTCTTTCATGTGGTTAAGCATTTTAACTATTTCAATTTGAGG
It encodes the following:
- a CDS encoding nucleotidyltransferase domain-containing protein — translated: MEIEYSREHWEILKNKRERAIEILRQIKSLGMEGYIYGSVARGDVKKDSDIDIIIFNPDMLKIELIPHHHKFIVQATPSSTPKAYISLDEEEKEVISFPLNKLKRKEIEFYYFGGIISLEDLLKGKRVPGVNKDLEIIIPTEKGHIQIPLIGNEDYAVKLLKISHDTILERENLLEKREERGHTGVFLKYELGDDENFEFAIRNLSKNNKFFRRMINA
- a CDS encoding site-2 protease family protein — protein: MNTAEVFGISLIVFWGLMYLLRKKLEGKGFQIYPFLLLWRKNTRSEWFPKIARSNWYKVFEKIGVGLGVISLISGIALIFYVISEFISPKAPQSAQLRLEPVIPGVTIGINQLPYILLAIGISVTLHELAHAVSATSNNVKVRSGGFLFLIFFPGAFVEPDEEEYNSSNYSVRLKILSAGLAVNLILAAMFFPLAIYLPPMLSQGLQIVGELKNYPAYNSSIPVNSIILGIDGHSIHTSTQLEIYLHRGGIQTLTLLFPNGSIGNVSVNISDPQHLLGVYLTYYFPPFIYSLLDFIIWMFTINFSLALFNGAPLIITDGGKVFNELLKKLGVNEKTSYLIQGIITMLFISAILLSINPLQ
- the lysS gene encoding lysine--tRNA ligase translates to MKWDERRVKIVEELRKQGINPYPQKYEITHTIVEIKKIASERNDKPQDPFMFDISTAGRVANIRRHGKISFVDIFDEGEKLQLQLRVNELGEKYDKFFEIVDRGDIIGVKGDLLYTIKGELTLRIKDYAMLAKSLIEPPDWSKLSPEFRYAHRYVDFLYNDNARKAMETRFLIIRLIREYLYSKGFIEVETPILQPVYGGALAKPFKSHVNYLDEDWYLRISLELYLKRFIVGGFNKVFEIGKVFRNEDIDVTHNPEFTLMELYWAYADYNDIMRLTEDMLQYVVKSVFHDTKIKYTISGKDYEIDFSQFKKVTIYDALSEALGKNVENVSDEELKNLMDKYGLKPRGNMYIRGLMIEKLFDKLVEPNLIQPTFILDYPIETTPLCKPHRSKPGLVERFELFIAGMELANAYTELNDPILQDKLFKQEQEMFRRGDEEAHPYDVDFVRALSYGMPPTGGLGIGIDRLVMLLTNNYSIKEVIPFPMLSSKIIEED
- a CDS encoding DUF72 domain-containing protein; this translates as MIKVGTCGFTYKHFKYFDVLEVQQTFYDIVSESKLQKWRKMAEENNVELTIKALQVITHEYNTTTYKRMKNKLGNVDNYGFFKNTKEVEEATEITLKEAKLLNAKIIIFQSPASFKPTEENTKAVIDYFSTLNKSFKYAWEPRGEWYYKTDLLKKVLDAVNIIHVVDPFKHESLTSERYFRLHGIGKGEVNYSYKYTDDDLKKLKSMVRDGDYVLFNNIYSFNDALRFKEILK
- a CDS encoding sulfurtransferase TusA family protein, with translation MSDKVKSTKPDVTLDLRGEPCPEPQIEIVKMLNHMKEGQVLEILSDDEPAELSIPIICESRGYPCEIERQGNSFRIRILKTK